The Mesorhizobium sp. B2-8-5 genome segment ACGCATGAGGTGGGCGGCAAATTGAAACTGCGCTCGGTGGCGACCGACGGGCATCGCCTGGCGCGGGCCGAGATCGACGCGCCGGCAGGCTCCGAAGGCATGCCCGGCATCATCATTCCGCGCAAGACGGTGAGCGAGCTGCAGAAGCTGGTCGACGACCCCGACGTGGCTGTGACCACGGAGCTGTCGGACACCAAGATCCGCTTCACCATCGGCAGCGTCGTTTTGACCTCGAAGCTGATCGACGGCACCTTCCCCGACTATCAGCGCGTCATTCCGACCGGCAACGACAAGAAGCTGATCATCGACCGGCAGAGCTTCGCCGCGGCGGTAGACCGCGTTTCGACCATTTCCTCCGAACGCGGCCGGGCGGTGAAGCTTTCGATCAATGAGGGCCAGGTAACGCTCGCGGTCAACAATCCGGATTCGGGCAGCGCCACCGAGGAACTGGCGGCCGACTATTCGTCGGACCCGATCGAGATCGGCTTCAACGCCAAATACCTGCTCGACGTCGCGGCCCAGCTCACCGGCTCGGAAGCCAAGTTCATGCTGGCCGATGCCGGTTCGCCGACGCTGATCCACGACATGGCCGACGAAACGGCGCTCTACGTGCTGATGCCGATGCGGGTCTAGGTTCGGCACGGACATATATGTCGTCGTGACCGCGGATGCGAAACAGCTTCGGCAACAGAGCCATTTAAGTAAGCTAACACTTACAAATTTCCGTAACTACGCGGCGCTCTCGCTTGAACTTGCGCCCGGCGCGGTGGTGCTGTCGGGCGACAATGGCGCCGGCAAGACCAAT includes the following:
- the dnaN gene encoding DNA polymerase III subunit beta produces the protein MRVILERSNLLKSLNHVHRVVERRNTIPILSNVLLSAEGASLEMKATDLDLEVTEATPAKVERGGATTVPAHLLYDIVRKLSDGAEVMLKTDEDGNAMTVTSGRSSFRLQCLPQSDFPELSAGSFSHIFRLESAALKGLIDKTQFAISTEETRYYLNGIFLHTHEVGGKLKLRSVATDGHRLARAEIDAPAGSEGMPGIIIPRKTVSELQKLVDDPDVAVTTELSDTKIRFTIGSVVLTSKLIDGTFPDYQRVIPTGNDKKLIIDRQSFAAAVDRVSTISSERGRAVKLSINEGQVTLAVNNPDSGSATEELAADYSSDPIEIGFNAKYLLDVAAQLTGSEAKFMLADAGSPTLIHDMADETALYVLMPMRV